From Microbacterium sp. YJN-G, a single genomic window includes:
- a CDS encoding heavy metal translocating P-type ATPase: MSAAEQTRIDLEIGGMTCASCAMRIEKKLNKLDGVTATVNYATEKAQVTVDGPIDPAVLITEVENAGYSAALPAPPDAPRADDAETREDRELRSLRHRLIGSIVLSVPVILLAMIPALQFTYWQWASLALAAPVIVWAAWPFHRAAWVNLRHGAATMDTLISIGTTAAFLWSLYALFLGTAGEPGMTHGFSFTIAPSDGAANIYLEVAAGVTMFVLAGRYFEKRAKRRAGAALRALLELGAKDVAVLRGGVETRIPTADLRVGDEFVVRPGEKIATDGVVVSGLSAIDQSMITGESVPVEVGAGDAVTGATVNAGGRLVVRATRVGADTQLAQMARLVEEAQTGKAEVQRLADRISGVFVPIVIAIAVATLGAWMGAGFPASAAFTAAVAVLIIACPCALGLATPTALLVGTGRGAQLGILIKGPEVLESTRRVDIVVLDKTGTVTEGRMSVVAVVPEEGADAAQLLRLAAAVEHASEHPIARAIASAGAESADELVGGRRAAGGHAAIDANGPGSPDAGLPPVESFQNVEGRGVTGVVEGHAMLVGRSSLLEDWAIHPSDALLAAKADAESAGQTAVLVAWDGAARGMIVVSDEVKPTSAEAVASLKALGLTPVLLTGDNEAAARHIAAKVGIDQVIAEVLPADKVAVVSRLQAEGKVVAMVGDGVNDAPALAQADLGMAMGTGTDVAIEASDITLVRGDLRAAADAIRLSRRTLGTIKGNLFWAFAYNTAAIPLAALGLLNPMLAGAAMAFSSVFVVGNSLRLRTFR, translated from the coding sequence ATGAGCGCCGCAGAGCAGACCCGCATCGATCTCGAGATCGGCGGGATGACCTGTGCGTCGTGTGCGATGCGCATCGAGAAGAAGCTCAACAAGCTCGACGGCGTCACCGCGACCGTGAACTACGCGACCGAGAAGGCCCAGGTCACCGTCGACGGGCCGATCGACCCGGCGGTGCTGATCACCGAGGTCGAGAACGCCGGGTACTCGGCGGCCCTGCCCGCGCCTCCGGATGCACCCCGCGCCGACGACGCCGAGACCCGCGAGGACCGTGAGCTGCGCTCGCTGCGTCACCGGCTGATCGGCTCGATCGTGTTGTCGGTGCCGGTGATCCTGCTGGCGATGATCCCCGCCCTGCAGTTCACCTACTGGCAGTGGGCATCCCTCGCGCTTGCCGCGCCGGTGATCGTGTGGGCGGCGTGGCCGTTCCACCGCGCCGCCTGGGTGAACCTGCGCCACGGCGCAGCCACCATGGACACGCTCATCAGCATCGGCACCACGGCCGCGTTCCTCTGGTCGCTCTACGCGCTGTTCCTCGGCACGGCCGGCGAACCGGGGATGACGCACGGGTTCTCCTTCACGATCGCCCCGAGCGACGGCGCCGCCAACATCTACCTCGAGGTCGCCGCCGGAGTCACGATGTTCGTGCTCGCCGGACGCTACTTCGAGAAGCGCGCCAAGCGCCGCGCCGGGGCCGCACTGCGGGCGCTGCTCGAGCTGGGCGCGAAGGACGTCGCCGTGCTGCGCGGCGGCGTCGAGACGCGCATCCCCACGGCGGATCTGCGCGTCGGCGACGAGTTCGTCGTGCGGCCAGGCGAGAAGATCGCCACCGACGGCGTCGTCGTCTCGGGCTTGTCCGCGATCGACCAGTCGATGATCACCGGTGAATCGGTGCCCGTTGAGGTCGGCGCCGGGGATGCCGTGACCGGCGCGACCGTGAACGCCGGCGGACGGCTGGTGGTGCGGGCGACCCGCGTCGGCGCCGACACCCAGCTGGCGCAGATGGCGCGGCTGGTCGAAGAGGCGCAGACCGGCAAGGCCGAGGTGCAGCGCCTCGCCGACCGCATCTCGGGCGTCTTCGTGCCGATCGTCATCGCGATCGCCGTGGCGACGCTCGGCGCCTGGATGGGTGCCGGGTTCCCGGCATCCGCTGCCTTCACCGCCGCCGTGGCGGTGCTCATCATCGCCTGCCCCTGCGCGCTCGGGCTGGCCACTCCCACCGCGCTGCTGGTCGGCACGGGGCGCGGCGCGCAGCTCGGCATCCTCATCAAGGGGCCGGAGGTGCTCGAGTCGACCCGTCGCGTCGACATCGTCGTGCTCGACAAGACCGGCACGGTCACCGAGGGACGGATGAGTGTCGTCGCGGTCGTGCCCGAGGAGGGGGCGGATGCCGCGCAGCTGCTGCGGCTCGCCGCAGCCGTCGAGCACGCCAGTGAGCATCCGATCGCCCGCGCGATCGCCTCGGCGGGCGCGGAATCCGCGGACGAACTGGTCGGCGGCCGGCGCGCCGCCGGCGGACATGCCGCCATCGACGCGAATGGTCCGGGTTCTCCGGATGCTGGGCTGCCGCCGGTCGAGTCGTTCCAGAACGTCGAGGGGCGCGGGGTCACCGGCGTCGTCGAGGGGCACGCCATGCTCGTCGGCCGGAGCTCGCTGCTCGAGGACTGGGCGATCCACCCCTCGGACGCGTTGCTTGCGGCGAAGGCGGATGCCGAGAGCGCGGGCCAGACCGCTGTACTGGTCGCCTGGGACGGCGCCGCCCGCGGCATGATCGTGGTCTCCGACGAGGTCAAGCCCACCAGCGCCGAGGCGGTCGCCTCGCTCAAGGCGCTCGGCCTGACGCCGGTGCTGCTCACCGGCGACAACGAGGCTGCGGCCCGGCACATCGCCGCGAAGGTCGGCATCGACCAGGTCATCGCCGAGGTGCTGCCGGCGGACAAGGTCGCCGTCGTGTCGCGGCTGCAGGCCGAGGGCAAGGTCGTCGCGATGGTCGGCGACGGCGTCAACGACGCTCCCGCCCTCGCGCAGGCCGACCTGGGCATGGCGATGGGAACGGGAACGGATGTCGCGATCGAGGCATCCGACATCACCCTGGTGCGCGGTGACCTGCGCGCGGCGGCGGATGCCATCCGGCTCTCGCGCCGCACGCTCGGCACGATCAAGGGCAACCTGTTCTGGGCCTTCGCCTACAACACCGCGGCGATTCCGCTCGCCGCGCTCGGTCTGCTGAACCCGATGCTCGCCGGTGCGGCGATGGCGTTCTCGAGCGTCTTCGTCGTCGGAAACAGCCTGCGCCTGCGCACCTTCCGCTGA
- a CDS encoding heavy metal translocating P-type ATPase, producing the protein MNQDPHAGHHGHEHDHSAHHASVQEENPRTGGEHAGHDMHAEHAGHDEHAGHDMHAGHDAHAAHTGHDAHAGHGGHAGHGDHVGQFRRLFWINLLIAIPVVAFSGMFAMLIGYEIPDFPGARWIAPILGTVMYVWGGRPFLTGALSELKDRKPGMMLLIGLAITVAFFASWGASLGILHHELEFWWELALLIVIMLLGHWLEMRSLAQTTSALDSLAALLPDEAERVDGDEVVTAQPSDLRVGDVVIVRPGGSIPADGVIVEGRADLDESMLTGESRTVSRETGDHVTAGTVATDSGLRVEVTAIGDDTALAGIRKLVSDAQASSSRAQRLADRAAAWLFWFALGAAVITALVWSLFGNPDAAVVRTITVLVIACPHALGLAIPLVVSIATERAARAGVLVKDRLALESMRDVDAVLFDKTGTLTKGEPTVTAVAPIAGEDADVVLALAAAAEADSEHPLARAIVRAASARPAQGPTAQPKATGFRSSPAVGVTATVDGHEIRVGGPYMLSEVGGQELPDAEGWRAEGAIILHVVRDGDVIGALRLADEIRAESREAVQALQRRGVEVVMITGDAEAVAQTVAGELGIKRVFAGVRPEDKAAKVAELQREGKKVAMVGDGVNDAPALAQADVGIAIGAGTDVAIGSAGVILASDDPRAVISVIELSRASYRKMKQNLWWAAGYNLLSVPLAAGVLAPVGFVLPMSVGAVLMSLSTIVVALNAQALRGLDLRPERVVER; encoded by the coding sequence ATGAACCAGGATCCCCACGCCGGACACCACGGCCACGAGCACGATCACTCCGCGCACCACGCCTCCGTTCAGGAGGAGAACCCCCGGACGGGCGGCGAGCACGCGGGCCACGACATGCATGCCGAGCACGCGGGTCACGACGAGCACGCGGGCCACGACATGCACGCCGGCCACGACGCGCACGCCGCCCACACCGGCCACGACGCTCACGCCGGCCACGGCGGACACGCGGGACACGGCGACCACGTCGGGCAGTTCCGGCGGCTGTTCTGGATCAACCTGCTCATCGCCATCCCGGTTGTCGCCTTCAGCGGCATGTTCGCGATGCTGATCGGCTACGAGATCCCCGACTTCCCCGGCGCACGATGGATCGCCCCGATCCTCGGCACCGTCATGTACGTCTGGGGCGGGCGCCCCTTCCTCACGGGCGCGCTCAGCGAGCTGAAGGACCGCAAGCCCGGCATGATGCTGCTGATCGGGCTGGCCATCACGGTCGCGTTCTTCGCGTCGTGGGGTGCGAGCCTGGGCATCCTGCACCACGAACTCGAGTTCTGGTGGGAGCTCGCGCTGCTGATCGTGATCATGCTGCTCGGCCACTGGCTCGAGATGCGCTCGCTCGCCCAGACCACCTCGGCACTCGACTCGCTCGCCGCGCTGCTGCCCGACGAGGCCGAGCGCGTTGACGGCGACGAGGTCGTGACCGCGCAACCGTCCGACCTGCGGGTGGGCGACGTCGTGATCGTGCGGCCCGGCGGCAGCATCCCCGCCGACGGCGTGATCGTCGAGGGCCGCGCCGACCTCGACGAGTCCATGCTCACCGGAGAGTCCCGCACGGTCAGCCGCGAGACGGGCGACCACGTCACCGCCGGCACGGTCGCCACCGACTCCGGCCTGCGCGTCGAGGTCACGGCCATCGGCGACGACACCGCGCTCGCCGGCATCCGCAAGCTCGTCTCCGACGCGCAGGCGTCGAGCTCACGCGCGCAGCGGCTCGCCGACCGCGCGGCCGCCTGGCTCTTCTGGTTCGCCCTCGGGGCCGCGGTCATCACCGCCCTCGTCTGGTCGTTGTTCGGCAACCCCGACGCGGCCGTCGTGCGCACCATCACGGTGCTCGTGATCGCCTGCCCCCACGCGCTGGGCCTGGCGATCCCGCTGGTCGTCTCGATCGCCACTGAGCGGGCCGCCCGAGCCGGCGTGCTCGTCAAGGACCGCCTCGCGCTGGAGAGCATGCGCGACGTCGACGCCGTGCTGTTCGACAAGACCGGCACCCTCACCAAGGGCGAGCCGACGGTCACCGCCGTCGCGCCGATCGCGGGTGAGGATGCGGATGTCGTGCTGGCGCTCGCCGCTGCGGCCGAGGCCGACAGCGAGCACCCGCTGGCGCGGGCGATCGTGCGCGCGGCATCCGCCCGCCCTGCTCAGGGGCCGACCGCGCAGCCGAAGGCGACCGGCTTCCGGTCGTCGCCGGCGGTCGGCGTGACCGCGACCGTCGACGGTCACGAGATCCGGGTCGGCGGTCCGTACATGCTCAGCGAGGTGGGTGGCCAGGAGCTTCCGGATGCCGAGGGCTGGCGCGCCGAAGGCGCGATCATCCTGCATGTCGTGCGCGACGGCGACGTGATCGGCGCCCTGCGCCTGGCGGACGAGATCCGGGCCGAGTCGCGCGAGGCCGTTCAGGCACTGCAGCGCCGCGGCGTGGAGGTCGTGATGATCACCGGCGATGCCGAGGCCGTCGCCCAGACGGTGGCCGGCGAGCTCGGCATCAAGCGGGTGTTCGCCGGGGTGCGCCCCGAGGACAAGGCGGCGAAGGTCGCCGAGCTGCAGCGTGAGGGCAAGAAGGTCGCCATGGTCGGAGACGGCGTGAACGACGCGCCGGCCCTGGCGCAGGCCGACGTGGGCATCGCGATCGGTGCAGGCACGGATGTCGCGATCGGCTCGGCCGGGGTCATCCTGGCCTCCGACGACCCGCGTGCCGTGATCTCGGTGATCGAGCTTTCGCGGGCGAGCTACCGCAAGATGAAGCAGAACCTGTGGTGGGCGGCCGGGTACAACCTGCTGTCGGTGCCGCTGGCCGCGGGCGTGCTGGCGCCCGTCGGGTTCGTGCTGCCGATGTCGGTCGGCGCGGTGCTCATGTCGCTGTCGACGATCGTGGTCGCCCTCAACGCTCAGGCGCTGCGCGGACTCGACCTGCGGCCCGAGCGGGTCGTCGAGCGCTGA
- a CDS encoding GNAT family N-acetyltransferase, with amino-acid sequence MSPVLADVLPLRTPRLVIRACTVDDLDAVWEYRRLPEVNHWLSRAPQTREDFHTVYSAPALLGSMLVIELADDSGTDADGRRPLIGDVAVHIEDGWAQAEVAEQARGVQAELGWALHPSHVGRGFATEAVRAVIGCCFGPLGLLRVHAGCFTANEPSWRLMERIGMRREEDSRATGLHRSGQWLDGLNYALLAEEWPT; translated from the coding sequence GTGTCCCCCGTGCTCGCCGACGTCCTGCCGCTCCGCACCCCGCGGCTGGTGATCCGCGCCTGCACCGTCGACGACCTCGACGCCGTGTGGGAGTACCGCCGGCTTCCCGAGGTGAACCACTGGCTCTCCCGGGCGCCGCAGACCCGGGAGGACTTCCATACGGTCTACTCCGCCCCGGCCCTGCTCGGCTCGATGCTCGTCATCGAGCTCGCGGACGATTCGGGAACGGATGCCGACGGTCGCCGCCCCCTGATCGGCGACGTCGCCGTGCACATCGAAGACGGCTGGGCGCAGGCCGAGGTCGCCGAGCAGGCGCGCGGCGTGCAGGCCGAGCTCGGCTGGGCACTGCATCCGTCTCACGTCGGTCGCGGATTCGCGACCGAGGCGGTGCGCGCGGTGATCGGCTGCTGCTTCGGACCGCTCGGCCTGCTGCGCGTGCACGCCGGATGCTTCACCGCCAACGAGCCCTCCTGGCGGCTCATGGAGCGGATCGGCATGCGCCGTGAGGAAGACAGCCGAGCCACCGGCCTGCACCGCTCAGGTCAGTGGCTCGATGGGCTCAACTACGCACTGCTCGCCGAGGAGTGGCCGACCTGA